A single Salmo trutta chromosome 14, fSalTru1.1, whole genome shotgun sequence DNA region contains:
- the LOC115147545 gene encoding kynurenine formamidase isoform X1, with amino-acid sequence MSRWKDMNKDELERQFSPSQWSHRMSADDVIKSHVTALKEGTERARGLAQTLLNVPYGEGEGEKLDVYVPTTTSLDVPLVIYLHGGYWQFLSKEESGFMAVPLVHKGVVVVAVGYDIAPKGNMDVMVSQVRRSVVSIIQQYSHISGLYLCGHSAGAHLAAMILSTDWSQYSVTPQIKGAFLVSGIYDLLPILSTYVNEPLKMTEEVALRNSPSQLVPQLKLSSSNCDIVVAVAQNDSPEFRKQSEDYYKALESTEGLKVTLEDVPNTDHFNIIEQLVDGDYHLTQLLLKMMGKS; translated from the exons ATGTCACGTTGGAAGGATATGAATAAGGAT GAGCTAGAGAGGCAGTTCTCGCCCAGCCAGTGGTCGCACAGAATGTCGGCAGACGACGTTATCAAATCCCACGTGACGGCGCTCAAAGAAG GTACGGAGCGTGCCCGTGGCCTGGCCCAGACCCTCCTCAACGTTCCctatggagaaggagagggggagaaactaGACGTCTATGTTCCTACCACCACTTCTCTAG ATGTCCCACTGGTAATCTACCTCCACGGAGGCTACTGGCAGTTCCTtag TAAGGAGGAGTCTGGGTTTATGGCTGTCCCATTGGTCCATAAGGGCGTCGTGGTGGTCGCCGTGGGTTACGACATCGCTCCCAAAG GGAACATGGATGTGATGGTGTCTCAGGTGCGGAGGAGTGTGGTGTCCATCATTCAACAGTATTCACACATTAG tggtcTGTACCTGTGTGGCCACTCTGCGGGGGCCCACCTGGCTGCTATGATCCTCTCTACAGACTGGTCTCAGTACAGTGTGACCCCTCAGATCAAAG gtgcaTTCCTGGTCAGTGGTATATATGACCTCCTGCCCATCCTGTCCACCTATGTCAACGAGCCTCTGAAAATGACAGA AGAGGTGGCTCTGAGGAACAGTCCTAGTCAGCTGGTTCCGCAGCTCAAACTCTCTTCCTCCAACTGTGACATCGTGGTTGCCGTGGCGCAGAACGACTCGCCAGAGTTCCGGAAGCAGTCGGAGGACTACTACAAA GCTCTGGAGTCAACAGAAGGACTGAAGGTAACATTGGAGGACGTTCCAAACACAGATCACTTCAACATCATCGAGCAGCTAGTCGACGGAGACTACCACCTCACTCAG CTGCTGTTAAAGATGATGGGGAAGAGCTAA
- the LOC115147545 gene encoding kynurenine formamidase isoform X2, protein MSADDVIKSHVTALKEGTERARGLAQTLLNVPYGEGEGEKLDVYVPTTTSLDVPLVIYLHGGYWQFLSKEESGFMAVPLVHKGVVVVAVGYDIAPKGNMDVMVSQVRRSVVSIIQQYSHISGLYLCGHSAGAHLAAMILSTDWSQYSVTPQIKGAFLVSGIYDLLPILSTYVNEPLKMTEEVALRNSPSQLVPQLKLSSSNCDIVVAVAQNDSPEFRKQSEDYYKALESTEGLKVTLEDVPNTDHFNIIEQLVDGDYHLTQLLLKMMGKS, encoded by the exons ATGTCGGCAGACGACGTTATCAAATCCCACGTGACGGCGCTCAAAGAAG GTACGGAGCGTGCCCGTGGCCTGGCCCAGACCCTCCTCAACGTTCCctatggagaaggagagggggagaaactaGACGTCTATGTTCCTACCACCACTTCTCTAG ATGTCCCACTGGTAATCTACCTCCACGGAGGCTACTGGCAGTTCCTtag TAAGGAGGAGTCTGGGTTTATGGCTGTCCCATTGGTCCATAAGGGCGTCGTGGTGGTCGCCGTGGGTTACGACATCGCTCCCAAAG GGAACATGGATGTGATGGTGTCTCAGGTGCGGAGGAGTGTGGTGTCCATCATTCAACAGTATTCACACATTAG tggtcTGTACCTGTGTGGCCACTCTGCGGGGGCCCACCTGGCTGCTATGATCCTCTCTACAGACTGGTCTCAGTACAGTGTGACCCCTCAGATCAAAG gtgcaTTCCTGGTCAGTGGTATATATGACCTCCTGCCCATCCTGTCCACCTATGTCAACGAGCCTCTGAAAATGACAGA AGAGGTGGCTCTGAGGAACAGTCCTAGTCAGCTGGTTCCGCAGCTCAAACTCTCTTCCTCCAACTGTGACATCGTGGTTGCCGTGGCGCAGAACGACTCGCCAGAGTTCCGGAAGCAGTCGGAGGACTACTACAAA GCTCTGGAGTCAACAGAAGGACTGAAGGTAACATTGGAGGACGTTCCAAACACAGATCACTTCAACATCATCGAGCAGCTAGTCGACGGAGACTACCACCTCACTCAG CTGCTGTTAAAGATGATGGGGAAGAGCTAA